In Candidatus Manganitrophus morganii, the genomic window AACGATCTATGATCCGACAACCAAAGAATCTCAAGATGTTCTTCAACCAGAAGACCTCCCCGGCGTTCTTGAGATGGATTTTCGCGTAGTAGGCCGAGGCCCTAATGGGCAGATGCAAACCTTGGAACAACCAGCGCTTTTGCTAGAAATCGCTGGTGCCCTTCCCTACGCTCCCAATATAGAAGGGACACTCAGTAGTCGTACGTTGCCTCTTCTCACATTTGTCGGGCTTGAACATGCCAGCTCCATCGGAGCCTTTTGCAATACGATATGCGGCTATGCTCGCATAAACACAATGCCTTTAAAAGAGGCTCTCCGCAACAATAAGACAACACTGGCATCTGGTCCCGGGACTGAATCTGTCGAAGCATTACGGCAGTATCTCGAAAATGTCTTGGGGCATCTACATCGGGCATGGTATAACGCAACAAGAACTTCGATCGATGAGGCGACATCCGATGCTCTCCGTGAGGCAGCGGAAGAGGTAAATTGTGCCTTAAAAGGAGTAAATAAATCTCCATTCAAAGATGGTGACATCCCAGGCGGTACGGGTAAAACAAAAAATGGCAAGCAGCACATGCCAACGAGGCGTCACCGATGGGAGTGCGGTGTATGCGGGAAACGATGGCTTGCCGATGCTGGCTTCACACCACGCGTATGCGCTCAGACGAGTGCCAGCAGTGGGCCGAGTGACGGTTGTGGCTCAAAAGAGATCAGTCTTTCTAAAAATCAGCCCCGTATTGCGGACTGTGACATCCGTATCGAGGAATTAGGCGATCCAAAACTTCCTGCAGTGTTCCAATTCGAGAAAGCCGCGGAAGAGGTCGATATGCCGATCGTCCGCGTGAACCTCAAAAGTCCCCGATATATTGAACTACGTGGGATAGGTCCTATGTCAGGACAGGCCCAGAAGAAACTCAAGCAGTATCTCGTGGATATTTCTCTTGCAGCCATCGCGGAGTTTTATTCCAAAACGAAAGGCACTGACTTTATTGAAGAATGGGGCGAGCTATACTTTAATCGGATGTTGCGCTTGCAAGGTATAAAACAGTACCAATATCAACTTGATAAATTACTCGAATCGAGTTCAGCAAAAACGGAAGATAGAGCT contains:
- a CDS encoding ATP-binding protein, whose amino-acid sequence is MSTTSPATDLPRIVPLGQNPVNPMQARQYAMESSPGILAVILELTENARDNATEITLIIDVEKNRLEKGRHYLVPKRIICQDNGSGLTHAEFLNRFCAAFADSESHHETDRAGRNGVGTKTYLSIAGKVLVTTTTGRQTEGLDEHREVLKDQIPAGFSLPHDGEPDTVWRKYEFKLHNRSAITAEWTKADAHEMGTIVELVDLFRGVEICYETLIERLSYCREWLSHAAHRLTVSLTGNAPDSLKGRRLVVRPWEHPVKNWLTQAQGRSDKIITIYDPTTKESQDVLQPEDLPGVLEMDFRVVGRGPNGQMQTLEQPALLLEIAGALPYAPNIEGTLSSRTLPLLTFVGLEHASSIGAFCNTICGYARINTMPLKEALRNNKTTLASGPGTESVEALRQYLENVLGHLHRAWYNATRTSIDEATSDALREAAEEVNCALKGVNKSPFKDGDIPGGTGKTKNGKQHMPTRRHRWECGVCGKRWLADAGFTPRVCAQTSASSGPSDGCGSKEISLSKNQPRIADCDIRIEELGDPKLPAVFQFEKAAEEVDMPIVRVNLKSPRYIELRGIGPMSGQAQKKLKQYLVDISLAAIAEFYSKTKGTDFIEEWGELYFNRMLRLQGIKQYQYQLDKLLESSSAKTEDRALNKETKI